From Actinomycetes bacterium, one genomic window encodes:
- a CDS encoding SpoIIE family protein phosphatase, translated as MTMRSSGWTRLARRAASATPVPAPAAGTPQAATDLSIAPNDPLLAYFQTAGGAVDLETLELDSAALTALRGEGTRLVIPLISQGELIGLLKLGPRRSEQDYSHDDRKLLDDLAAHAAPAVRVAQLVRQQQAEVRERERIAQELRVAQLIQQQFLPHELPHLAGWHVAAFYRPAREVGGDFYDFVNLPGGQVGIVIGDVTDKGVPAALVMATTHSILRAEAPRLLAPSDLLEQVNDLLVADMPAHMFVTCLYAVLDPASGLLRFANAGHNLPYVRGDGGVTELRAIGMPLGLLPGMRYEEREVVLAPGDALLLHSDGLAEAHGPGREMFGFPRLAKLVGERPGGEELIDHLLGELARFTGPDWEQEDDITLVTLQRSGGAGSAALLGAAAAEPGDARVLAEFAVASEPGNERLAIERVAAAAAGLNLPGPRLERLKTAVAEATMNAIEHGNGSRPEVPVEVRVLASPTELRVHVTDQGGATGLPEPAQPDLDAKLAGVQDPRGWGLFLIRNMVDDLRTASDGPRHTVELVLRLASADQQEVPDGPS; from the coding sequence ATGACGATGCGATCGAGCGGCTGGACCCGGCTGGCGCGGCGGGCCGCGTCGGCGACCCCAGTGCCGGCGCCGGCGGCCGGGACGCCGCAGGCGGCCACCGACCTGAGCATCGCGCCGAACGACCCCTTGCTCGCGTACTTCCAGACGGCCGGCGGCGCGGTCGACCTGGAGACGCTGGAGCTGGACTCGGCGGCCCTGACGGCGCTGCGCGGCGAGGGGACCCGGCTGGTCATCCCCCTGATCAGCCAGGGCGAGCTGATCGGGCTGCTGAAGCTCGGCCCGCGCCGCAGCGAGCAGGACTATTCCCACGACGACCGCAAGCTGCTCGACGACCTGGCCGCGCACGCGGCCCCGGCGGTGCGCGTCGCGCAGCTCGTGCGCCAGCAGCAGGCGGAGGTCCGCGAGCGCGAGCGGATCGCGCAGGAGCTGCGGGTGGCGCAGCTCATCCAGCAGCAGTTCCTGCCGCACGAGCTGCCCCACCTGGCCGGCTGGCACGTCGCCGCCTTCTATCGGCCCGCCCGCGAGGTCGGCGGCGACTTCTACGATTTCGTCAACCTGCCCGGCGGGCAGGTCGGGATCGTCATCGGCGACGTCACCGACAAGGGCGTGCCCGCCGCGCTGGTGATGGCGACGACCCATTCGATCCTGCGGGCCGAGGCGCCCCGCCTGCTCGCCCCCTCGGACCTGCTGGAGCAGGTCAACGACCTGTTGGTGGCTGACATGCCCGCGCACATGTTCGTCACCTGCCTGTACGCGGTGCTCGACCCGGCCAGCGGCCTGCTGCGCTTCGCCAACGCCGGGCACAACCTGCCGTACGTGCGCGGCGACGGCGGCGTGACCGAGCTGCGCGCGATCGGCATGCCGCTCGGGCTGCTCCCGGGGATGCGCTACGAGGAGCGCGAGGTGGTGCTGGCGCCGGGCGACGCGCTGTTGCTGCACTCCGACGGGCTGGCCGAGGCGCACGGGCCCGGACGAGAGATGTTCGGTTTCCCGCGGCTCGCCAAGCTGGTCGGCGAGCGTCCCGGCGGGGAGGAGCTGATCGACCACCTGCTCGGCGAGCTGGCCCGGTTCACCGGACCGGACTGGGAGCAGGAGGACGACATCACCCTGGTCACGCTGCAGCGCTCCGGCGGCGCCGGCAGCGCCGCGCTGCTCGGCGCCGCCGCCGCGGAGCCCGGCGACGCACGGGTCCTTGCCGAGTTCGCCGTGGCGAGCGAGCCTGGCAACGAGCGCCTCGCGATCGAGCGGGTCGCCGCCGCGGCCGCCGGCCTGAACCTGCCCGGCCCGCGGCTGGAGCGCCTCAAGACCGCCGTGGCCGAGGCGACGATGAACGCCATCGAGCACGGCAACGGCAGCCGGCCCGAGGTGCCTGTCGAGGTCCGCGTGCTCGCCTCCCCGACCGAGCTGCGGGTGCACGTCACCGACCAGGGCGGCGCCACGGGCCTGCCGGAGCCGGCCCAGCCCGACCTGGACGCCAAGCTCGCAGGCGTGCAGGACCCGCGCGGCTGGGGGCTGTTCCTGATCCGCAACATGGTGGACGACCTGCGCACCGCGAGCGACGGGCCGCGCCACACGGTCGAGCTCGTCCTGCGCCTGGCAAGCGCCGACCAGCAGGAGGTGCCAGATGGGCCGAGCTGA
- a CDS encoding STAS domain-containing protein has product MGRAELRAAVRRHGGTEVIDLTGDIDRDADAVLQRAYDEASGAGTGPVLLNFAGVGYINSTGIAVILGVLARARKERRPLVASGLSEHYQQIFQITRLSDFIAIYPDEDSAVGGATTGDADGVRTARGGHR; this is encoded by the coding sequence ATGGGCCGAGCTGAGCTGCGGGCGGCCGTGCGCCGCCACGGCGGTACGGAGGTCATCGACCTGACGGGCGACATCGACCGCGACGCCGACGCCGTCCTCCAGCGCGCCTACGACGAGGCCAGCGGCGCCGGCACCGGCCCGGTGCTGCTGAACTTCGCCGGGGTCGGCTACATCAACTCGACCGGCATCGCGGTGATCCTGGGCGTGCTCGCGCGCGCCCGCAAGGAGCGCCGGCCGCTCGTCGCCAGCGGCCTGAGCGAGCACTACCAGCAGATCTTCCAGATCACCCGGCTCTCCGACTTCATCGCGATCTACCCCGACGAGGACAGCGCCGTGGGCGGCGCGACCACAGGCGACGCGGACGGCGTCCGCACGGCACGAGGAGGACACCGATGA
- a CDS encoding STAS domain-containing protein has protein sequence MSPGTVTLEVREADEHVSVIDIRGDVTTASEHALSDAYAKASGPTTRAVVLNFSGLEYMNSGGIGMLVTLLVRANRQRQRLLAYGLSDHYRQIFELTRLDEAIGTHDSEAAALAAAGR, from the coding sequence ATGAGCCCTGGAACCGTCACCCTCGAGGTGCGCGAGGCCGACGAGCACGTCAGCGTGATCGACATCCGCGGCGACGTCACCACCGCCAGCGAGCACGCCCTCAGCGACGCGTACGCCAAGGCGAGCGGACCGACGACCAGGGCAGTCGTGCTGAACTTCAGCGGGCTGGAGTACATGAACTCGGGCGGCATCGGCATGCTGGTGACCCTGCTGGTGCGCGCCAACCGCCAGCGCCAGCGCCTGCTGGCCTACGGCCTGAGCGACCACTACCGGCAGATCTTCGAGCTGACCCGCCTGGACGAGGCGATCGGCACCCACGACAGCGAGGCGGCGGCGCTCGCCGCCGCCGGCCGCTGA